The Oryza glaberrima chromosome 5, OglaRS2, whole genome shotgun sequence DNA segment AGCTGCTTCGACATCGCCCGATTCAGCGATGGAGAGTTATCTCGCGGAGGACGACGGATGAGATGAACGGGGTCGAACTCGAGGAGGGCAACGGCGGACACCGGCTCGTCGTGGTAGaggacggcgaggtggcggaggacgacggcggtggtgcttggccgccgtcggcgagggtAGAGATGCGAATTTGGGGGACGGGAGAATGGGAGTCGTAGAGGGAGGGCTGGAGGCTTCCgtgctgacaagtgggcccaccATACTAACTGGCCATCTGGCCATCTCCCATGCAGCCTCTCGAGATTCGGATCCATCTCAAAAAAGGCCCTCCTTACATGGGCCTTCTAGGCCCAAGCCGTATCGTGCACGCCTCGGAATGGattaagttcactttgactccctctaAAACCAAAATGACCCTCAGTGATTTTAGATGACAGTTTCACTAAAATGGGGTTTTGACCCGGTCCAACCGGCTGACTCAGcagtgagacccacatgtcagcttctCATCTCTAttcttctcccttcctttcttcctctccttccccacACGCACACGGCGACTCCATAGGCTAACTGTGGCGGCGCAGCCCTTCCCCGAGCAAGaagacaccgccgccgctgatgATCAAAGGAGTGATATTAAACAGGGTCGGATGGGTTACTCTTCCCATGGAATCGATTTAGCAGTAAAGGGTGGAGCAGTGACCAATGACCATCGCTCGCCGGTCGCCACTGCTGAGGATGACCTTCGGGTTTcgtcttctccttttttttatttaaatttcgaaaaaacaacaaagttgtagaaaacGACTGGTGTTATAACGTGTGACACATAAACATAGGTTTTATGGTCTAAATGTTTTATAAAACCCTACTCCTGTACATTTTGAGCACAAATTTACGTAAAATTTTATAACATAGAATGTATAtgaaatttttaattattaagttgttgaCTAAGGTTGATAGTTTAGTTTTTCCCTACTTTACATATGCGTTAAGTGCCACAAGTGATAATATCTTTGGTTTTCACTTGTTGCAATGCACATGTGTTTTGCttgttaattttatatttaaactATCCTTCCCAAAGAAAAGCATTGCATTTTCCTGTGAGAGTAGTATACTATTATGGCTGTATTGATGAGGGCAGTGAGAAAAAGAATCTCTCTATTAATAGTGAGGTTTTTGGATAATTGTTTGAATGCTTTTAATAAGCGTGGAAAAGAAGCACGTGTATTTTAATAATTGTTTTGACATAATTATTTGAATGTTAAAACGATAAAAGAAACTAGCTAAATATACACATTCTTTATTACGGATCAAAatagtgagtttttttttggagaatttCATCTGTATAGATGTCAAATATTGCACAAATGAAAATAAGATAATATCATATATGAACTAGTTGATAGAAAAATATGATGAGTAGttggtaaataaaaaaaatactataccTGGTGGGGTGTGGGGTGGAAACGGTCCGGATTGGTAGCAATATATTCGGAATCGACGCTCGATTAACTGGTAATTGGTCATATTTATTATTAGAGTAAAATGCATTAGCGGTCTTTGAActtgtagggttgtgtcatatatgtctctaaactctcaaaatgtatATCTTGGTCCCATAACTTGTCAAAGTCATCTAGGTCCTAaatcgacacatcccctctaggatcTACGtagcgctgatgtggcatgtcacatggacgtgacgtgttcttttctttttttttctttcctttttctttttctttttttcttttcattcttcttctttttcctttcttctgctcgggtgacggagaaaggagaagaaagggaaaaaaagagaagaaaaatgaaaaagaaaaaaatttaaatgggtTCCATTTGACAATAAAAATGATGCCATGTCATGTctgtgtggcatgccacatcaacgccacgtaggatacTGAAGAGGTTGTGGTGATTTGGGACATAGATAAtacactatgacaagttctgaGACTTAGATATGGAATTTGATTGTTtagggatctagatgacacacccccTACAAGTTTAAAGACCTCCTATATACTTTACTCTTATCATTAAAACTTTTCAATGTCAATATTAATACGatgcagaaaaaaattaaagaaaacaaaaattatatatagctaGAAGCGACGGTCAAAAACACACTCAGTCAATTAGAAATTCCCGTGACCATTTTCATCCTGGCATTGCCCAGTTTTATAAGTGATTTGAAACGGCCCAGAAATTCATATCTTTTGAAACCGttgttggcacttggcagccgggaatttaactatttgccacttttaaatTTGGCAATTATCTAAATACCCTTTTTAGATTTACACTTAATATTTTGCCCCTCTAAAGAGATGGTTtattaactatttaccacttttgtCCACATGACAAACTTAGGTCACAAACGTTATGGGACCCACTCGTTAGTCTCTTCCTTtccttcatctctctccccgacGGCAGGGACATCGTCGGCGTCGCCTCACAGCCGACCATTGCCGGTGTTGTGAACGGAGGCGGCAAGCTGGGCGTGGGCGTTAGTCGGGCCCGTGTCACTATCCttggccatcgccgccgccgctatgaCGGTGAGCGTGACAGCGTCGAACACGGCGCAGAGCTAGGGCGTGGGCGGGCGGCAGTGCGGGGTGTGTGAGGCGTCGCCGGGGACTGTGTACTACCGCGCGGCGGTGGGGTGTACCACGTGCGGACGGCGCACGAGCGGGTGTGATTGTGTGAgatggcgcccgccgccgtcactTGCAAGGCCGACGCCGCGGTGTTGTGCGCCCCCTACAATGCCGACCCGCTGGCCCGGCGCCACGCGCGTCCCCCGTTGCGCCCATCTGTTCCACCGCCGTGACAGCCAAGGCCATGCTGTTCAGCATTGCCGAGGCCGtggccgagcagcagcagcacggcaTGCTCAACCTCAACCTACTGAGTTGCCGAGGGCTCACCGGGATAGTAGTGGCATGTTGATAGTTGCGGATGGtgtggaggcggcgatgggcgcGGGAGCACCGAGGGATAGCATCTGATCCGCTCGATCCCGGAGCTCGTCGGGATAGTAGAGGCCTCGACGCGTGCTGGGTTTCTCAGGCGCGTCGTGATGGGCTTAGGATGGCTGCGATGCCCATGGACGCGTCGGGATGGGCTCAGGATAGCGGCGGTAGCCATTGGTGCGGGACACGAACACGGGGAGAAAGATGAATGGGAGGAAGAGACTGACGAGTGGGTCCCACACCGTTTTTCACCCAAGTTTGCCACGCTGACATGCTACTTAagcaaaagtggcaaatagttaagggCATGCTCAATACAGGGAGCCCCCCTCGCCCCATCCACGTGAGCAAAAGTGATCAAGGACTCAGCTAGGGATATGCCTCATACAGTGTAAGCCATATCTCCATCTTATTTTGCAATTCAGTATTTGTCTGTCAGTTACATTTTTCATTTAAGCCCTTAGATTATTTTTATTCCTATATAAGTCCAATATTTGTAGTATACCCCCTAGAAaacacaaacatatataaacatcAACCCCTCATCTCCTCACCCTATCTCCCCAATCTCTCCggtgcctcctctctctccctggcGGTCTCTTCCCCGGCGtcacctctctctccccgcacctcccctccccggcagcgccgcctctccccggcCCGGCTCTCCCCGGCAGCTCGCTTCCAACGCGGCTTCCAGAAGCAAAATGGAATCAAAACGACCAACATATATACAGTAGCATCGTCTTCCTCGTTTGCTCATCATCTTCTCATCTCGTGCCATTCGCCTTTCAATTCGCCACCGACACAGAGTCGCCAACCTccactccctcccctctcccgtcTCCAATGAGCGCTGCTCAGTctccgcggcggccatggccgcaCCTCTCCGACGACCTCCTGTACGAGATCGTCCGCCGCATCCCGTGCGAGGTCGACCGCCTCCACATGAGCCGCGCCTGCCGCTCCTGGCGCGTGGCGCTCACGAAGACCgagccccggcgccggcgccgccgcccgcgctccCGTGGCTCCTCCTCCCGGAAGTCGACGGCGAGCACGGGCTTACCTTCTCCTGCGCCCTCAGCGGCTGGCGCCGCACccaccccttcttcctcccgcacgcggcgcgccgcgcccgcTGCTTCGGTTCGTACGACGGCGCCTGGCTCTTCCTCGCCGTCGATGGCCAAGGACCCCGAGGTGAAGACCACGTCCTCGTCAACCTCAACAACTTCGAGTACATCGACCTCCCCAACGCGATCTTCCACTTCGACTGGATTGATCCCGAGAACGTCgacatcgtcgccgccaccctctcGCGCGCTCCAACCGAGCAAGGATGCATCGTCGCCGGTATCATCAATTCCTTTCTCTCCCACCACCAAATCGCGTTCTGGCACATGGGCGATCGGTTGTTCTCAGAGGCAGAGCAGACGGTGTGGCTTTCTCCCCTGGAACAAGTGGAGGACCTCCTCTACCTCGATGAGGACTTCCTTTTCCTCACCGAAGAGGAACACATTCGTGTGTGCCCAGAGCTAACAATCTTCCATGAATATCCCGAGCGGATACTGTGGCGCTTCCAGCGCCGGCGctgtggcgaggaggaggagcaggtccTTGCTTGCTACCTCGTGGAATCCCGAGGGAGTCTGCTCATGGTGGTCAGACTAGCTAGCGGGCGTTGTCAGAATTTGCCGACGTCGGAGTTCCGGGTGTTTCAGAAAGAGAAGTTCAGCaatggcgaagaagaagaagaagacgcgTTTCAGCTTCATGAGTACTACTGGAGCGAGCTGGACAAGCTCGAAGGCCGGATGCTGTTCGTCGGACGAGGCTGCTCCAGATCCTACGAGGCGGCCGATGGGCACGCCGGCATGGAGGGCGTCTACTTCTTGGATGACCGGAGCTTCGTCGAGGCCGCCATTGGTGATGCACCCAAGCTGCCGTACCGCTGCAGCGACAACGGCAAATGGTCGAAATCACCTTCCCAGTCACAGGGCCAGGTCGAGCGCTGCTTCCCGGAGCGAGGCCAGCCGAGATCCAAGTACTCGCCTCCAGTTTGGATTCTCCCTTGAGACGACAGGCTTTGGCAACGTCGTTGATCGACAGATCCGGCCAGTTAGTTAGTTTGTGCTGTGATCATGCATACTAAATTGCTAATACGTGCTCAATTCATGCCTAGCTTCTTGCCGAGTTCGATGATGTTCTCATGTTGCTGATTAGTACTAAGATAGAGTGTCCTGCATCTGTTTGTGGTATAAGCTGAAATCGGTATTTGTTTAGTTCTGAATTGCTTCAAATGGCTTGCTGTTGTTTGATTGTTCAGTGATATTCTTCGCCTATCTCAGTGCATTCATCTACGACACTTTTGAATCTAAAATGAATTGCTAGTTGCTAACATGATAGTAACtgatctgaacttctgaagttgTGACTTACGTTTTTATGCAATATTTAGTCCTAGATCATGTGCACAATGAAGTATGTCTGCAAGATTATTGTGCCTGTAGGCTAGGCCTTGTTCCACTTCCATGGTTGCTGATCAGTTCGATGCTAGTATGCTACTAGTATTATCCATCTGAGTTAACTACTGATTAATCTTCAGTTGTTAATTAGCGGGTGAATAACCAAAATGACGGTTGAACTTTCGCTTAAGGATCAATTTAGTCCTTGACATTTtgtattgtccaaacaagtccctAAAATTCATTATGTGatttaatatagtccttggaccctctaaaaatatcatgggtacatgccacatcatctatgAATGCAAATGCAATATTTAAATATCCATTCTACCCTTCATTTTCAtaggaaataaagaaaaactattgagaaaaaacaaaaaaaaaaggttttggcCATTGGCAAAAAGATGTAGCATTGGtaacaaaattttttttggcattttcctttattttatgattgcttcttcttgtttttcccaatgttttttttataaaaaatataaggttaaaatggacatttaaatGTGAACTTTACATGCATGAATGATGTGGCATGTCCACATGGTATTTTAAGTaggtccaaggactatattaagccGCACGATAATCTTTAGGGACTTGTTTGGACACTATAAAACATTAAGGGCTAACTTGACTTTTGAGCAAAAGTTGAAGGACTGAACTGACTATTCACCCTTAATTAGCTGGACTTGTTTTCCAACAATAAAAGTCACTTGCAGCCTTGCAGCAAGCCAGCAGTGAGTCAATGATCGATGCGTACTTATTTGATGAACATATTTTGCTACTACTTGTTTGGATAATTCAAGATGGTGGCATATCCTTGTGTTGCAATTAACTGATAATTTCAGTGTGGAAATGTTCATGGTTGTGCTTATTACACTCTGTGACCAGATCACATGGATGTAAAAAGTGGTGTCCTCTTCCCTGTTTAAAGTGGATTTGCATACAATCAATTTTGGTCTGTAACTCTGGCAGCCTTGTTAATCTCCCATTCTCCCCTGCTTGAAGAATTAACAATTCTAGCATGTATTAGTGTCCAATGCAGAGAGGAGACTTGATCGAAGACTAATTTTTCTTAGCATCCATATGTCCAACGCAGCAATCCGTTATCATGTGTGTCAGGTATACTGACATGTGCCACGGGAATGATATAACTAATCAGGTTAATCTTTCCTGttgattttcatataaaaaattcaTAACCATCCTCTCGAGGGTTATGAATTCATAACCATGGCATACAAACAACAGAATATATCCTCTCGAGAATTTAGAATATTTTCCTATTGATTTATCACTTATCATCTTTATTATGAATGTATGAATCCATGTTTTTATCACGCTCATAATATCTCCAGGCACCATGTACCAGTATATGTTAAGCGCCCAAATACCAAATACCTGGTAGGGCAAGTCGGATCAGAGATCGGGCGCaaataccaaatttggactaaCTAACTCAAGGGACATCCACAGAAATGGGCTGGAAATTGGCCAGGCGGCAAAGCGGCCCACTACGGCAAGGAGTTTGCAAATTGAAagtatctctctctcttttcgttttcttattttaaaaaaattctgcaAGTTGCAAGTGCATTTTTCCCCTGTTAACTCTGCAAGACCGCAAGTTGCAAATCTTGCAAGACATAGCTCGCTTCCTCCACGGCTTCCAGAAAAAAAGGGAATCAAACTAAAACCAACATAGtaaaaaaaaccatataaatAGCAGCATCGTCTTCTCGTCTCGTGCCATTCGCCTTTCAATTCGCCACACCGACACAGAGTCGCCAACCTCcactcccttcccctcccgtcTTCAATGGGCGCCGCTCAgtctcggcggcggccggcggccatgggcCGATGGGCGTACCTCCCCGAGGACCTCCTCGACGACAtcgtccgccgcctcccgtgcgaGGTCGACCGCCTCCGCATGAGCCACGTCTGCCGCTCCTGGCGCGTGGCGCTCACGAAGGCCGagcccccggcgccgccgccgcctcccccgctcCCGTGGCTCCTCCTCCCGGAAGTCGACGGCGAGCACGGGCTTACCTTCTCCTGCGTCCTCAGCGGCTGGCGCCGCACccaccccttcttcctcccgcacgcggcgcgccgcgcccgcTACTTCGGTTCGTACGACGGCGCCTGGCTCTTCCTCGCCATCGACGGCCCGCAAGGAGACCAAGCAGTCCAAGCTCAAGACCACGTCCTCGTCAACCTCAACAACTTCCAGTACCTCGACCTCCCCAACGCGATCCCCCTCAACTGGGATCTCCCTCCGGAAGCGCAGGATCTCGAGAGaatcgccatcgtcgccgccactcTCTCGTGCCCGCCGACTGAACAAGGATGCGTCGTCGCCGGTATCATCGTACTTCCTCAGGCCCTCCTCCGCGGAGTCGCGTTCTGGCGCATGGGCGATCGCGTCGTCTCGGCGGTTTTCGCGGAGGCGTGGCCACCGGAGCAAGTGGAGGACCTCATATACTTCAAGGGAAGGGAAGGCCATGAAAATTTCCTTCTGCTCACCGATGGGGAAAACATTTACGTGTGTCAACCCATGTTCCATGGAGATGACCCGCCAATGGTGCCAGTATTCTCGAATTTGGTGCGCTTCAAGCCGCGCGGATCCAGCGGCCAGCGGGTCCTTGCTCGCTACCTCGTGGAGTCCCGAGGGGATATTCTCATGGTCGTCAGGTTTCGCTCTGATCTTCAGTCGTCGGAGTTCCGGGTGTTCCAACACAAAGACGGCGAGTTTGGGGAGAACTTGTGGAGCTTGATGTCTGAGCTCGATGGCCGTATGCTGTTCGTCGGACGAGGCTGCTCCAGATCGTACGAGGCGCGCGACTACAGGTACCCTGGCATGGAGGGCGTCTACTTCTTGGATGACCGGAGCTTCCACGACCAGATCGTGGGGTTCGATGGCGATGCACCCAAGGAGCCGTACCGCTGCATCGACAACGGGAGATGTTCGAGACCACCTTCCCAGGTCGAGCGCTGCTTCCCGGAGCGGGGCCAGTCGAGATCCAAGTACTCGCCTCCGGTTTGGATTCTCCCTTGAGAGTTGAGACGACAGGATCGATTTGGCAACgtcttttgtttgttttcttgaTCTACATTTTGTCGTTTGCTTCTCCTTTCTGAGTTCAACGATGTTGTCATGTTGAGACTGCTGCTGATCAGCAGTTAGAATGGCCTGCATATGTTTGTGGTGTTAAACTGAAAGAAGGATTCAGTTAGTGCTGAAATGCTATAGATGACTTGCTGTTTTGGTTCAGTGATATTCTTCACGAGTCTCACTGCATTCTACGTTTCATTTTCAGCTACACTTTGTTGCCTTCAATTTTCATTTCAGTTCAATCTTCTTTAagctgtactttttttttttcgcgattcTTTAAGCTGTACTGAATTTGCAATGTGCATCTTACAGATCAGTGTATCTTTGACACCTGCAGATTGTTAAAATTTTACAGATTCAGCATTTCAGCTACACTTTATTGTCTTCAATTTGCATTTTAATTCAAGCTTCTTTGAATTGTACCGAATTTGTAGTCTTTTAGCAAGCCAGAGATAGTCAATGTGTACTTCAATTGCTGCACAGCTTTTTGCCTTTTGGATAATCCAAGATGTTAGCATATTCTTGTGTTGCAACTCATAGTTTCAATGTGGACATGTGCGTGATTGTGCTTTGATTTTCAATGACCAGATTTCGGTCCTACAACTCAGGCAGTCTACCTTCCCTGTCTTGAAGACAAACTTTTCTTTGGAGCGCAGTAGTTCAGAGAACTGAAACCTGACAATAGTGACCTGTCTACGACAATACTGATATAATCAAGTTGTCATCTGAAAATTTTTTGACCAAATAATCCGATTGTCATCTGAAAATAATCTGATAATGGAACTATATGCTCAATAATGATATCTACTACGTTGCTTCTAATGTCATCACCACACTAAATTATCGTCCGAATCCGATTGTCTCTAATCAGGCAAAAGCGAGATTCCAAAGTGAGACGTGCAACGGTACAAGTCTACGTTAAAAAGCATCACACGGGCCTAAATGGAAGCCCACAGTCTTAAAATATTATGGGCCAAAAATTTAGACTAAAATCCAGGTCCTTCCATATATGGGCCGAAACTATCCGGCCCATCAAGCGACAGTAGCAAGCAGCTCGCTCAATCGCTTCTTGCTCCCGGATCTTCGCGGCTTccagaagcaaaaaaaaaaaaaaaaaaaaaaaaaaaaaatcgaatcaaACCAACTTTTTTTCCGCATCGTCTGGAAAAAAATTTGGTGCATCCCGGATGCAAACAAACTCATTTGCAGCCTCGCCTCGGATAACTGACACGTGGGCAGACCATGGATCCGATGGCTCTCTCAGCTCGGCTCAAGGATACTGCCACAAAGCTcgctcggcgcggctcggctcggctacAAGCCCGTCGGTTCATCTCTCAGGCTTGTTGGCTCCTCGTCTCCGCCGGTCTGACGCTAAT contains these protein-coding regions:
- the LOC127774946 gene encoding uncharacterized protein LOC127774946 codes for the protein MGAAQSRRRPAAMGRWAYLPEDLLDDIVRRLPCEVDRLRMSHVCRSWRVALTKAEPPAPPPPPPLPWLLLPEVDGEHGLTFSCVLSGWRRTHPFFLPHAARRARYFGSYDGAWLFLAIDGPQGDQAVQAQDHVLVNLNNFQYLDLPNAIPLNWDLPPEAQDLERIAIVAATLSCPPTEQGCVVAGIIVLPQALLRGVAFWRMGDRVVSAVFAEAWPPEQVEDLIYFKGREGHENFLLLTDGENIYVCQPMFHGDDPPMVPVFSNLVRFKPRGSSGQRVLARYLVESRGDILMVVRFRSDLQSSEFRVFQHKDGEFGENLWSLMSELDGRMLFVGRGCSRSYEARDYRYPGMEGVYFLDDRSFHDQIVGFDGDAPKEPYRCIDNGRCSRPPSQVERCFPERGQSRSKYSPPVWILP